The following coding sequences lie in one Rutidosis leptorrhynchoides isolate AG116_Rl617_1_P2 chromosome 6, CSIRO_AGI_Rlap_v1, whole genome shotgun sequence genomic window:
- the LOC139854445 gene encoding uncharacterized protein produces MSDSDSTHGATKIISMEFNGPLYLHLSDISGASLIIQKLKGTENYNVWSCAIKLALQTKYKVGFIDELKETYDKVDASVTFNLYQQINSCGQTGQYFSSCYHKLNAMWRQFDETIKIEDTVKASKSFQDHNKFLKLMQFLMGMDEVYTPIRSHILTTDQVPNVKTAFSIISRDESL; encoded by the exons ATGAGTGATTCTGATAGTACTCATGGGGCTACCAAGATTATTTCTATGGAGTTTAATGGCCCTCTGTATCTTCACCTTAGTGATATCTCTGGTGCATCACTTATTATTCAAAAATTAAAAGGGACTGAGAACTATAATGTGTGGAGTTGTGCTATTAAATTGGCTTTACAAACTAAATATAAAGTAGGGTTTATTGATG AGTTAAAAGAAACTTATGACAAAGTGGATGCCTCTGTTACATTTAATTTGTACCAACAGATCAATTCTTGTGGTCAAACTGGCCAATATTTTTCAAGTTGTTATCATAAACTTAATGCTATGTGGAGACAGTTTGATGAAACGATTAAAATAGAAGATACTGTTAAAGCTTCAAAATCTTTTCAAGACCATAACAAGTTTTTAAAGCTTATGCAGTTTTTAATGGGTATGGATGAAGTGTATACTCCTATAAGAAGTCATATACTTACTACAGATCAAGTCCCAAATGTTAAAACTGCATTTTCTATAATCTCAAGAGATGAGTCACTATAA